One window of Calonectris borealis chromosome 28, bCalBor7.hap1.2, whole genome shotgun sequence genomic DNA carries:
- the CTXN1 gene encoding cortexin-1, producing the protein MRSAHTLLASAMNDASTMDYELLSPSLVEHPAGTAGMDAEQKTVFAFVIFLLVFLVMLMVRCFRILLDPYSRMPASSWTDHKEGLERGQFDYALV; encoded by the coding sequence ATGCGCTCTGCCCACACGCTCCTCGCCTCTGCCATGAATGATGCATCGACGATGGATTATGAACTGCTCTCCCCCTCCTTGGTTGAGCACCCAGCCGGCACTGCGGGTATGGATGCTGAGCAGAAAACCGTCTTTGCCTTTGTCATCTTCCTCCTGGTCTTCTTGGTGATGCTGATGGTGCGCTGCTTTCGCATCCTGCTGGACCCCTACAGCCGCATGCCCGCCTCCTCCTGGACTGACCACAAGGAGGGGTTGGAGAGGGGCCAGTTTGACTACGCCTTGGTGtag